A region from the Triticum aestivum cultivar Chinese Spring chromosome 3D, IWGSC CS RefSeq v2.1, whole genome shotgun sequence genome encodes:
- the LOC123078163 gene encoding uncharacterized protein, with protein sequence MTQKQTMFKGQTKKKYIPPSRHGKAPHIRKGKRAVKPTKCTKDMDADKDLTKFINHANEIKAANKASKEGGDLSIVKSDVDTSNSKQ encoded by the exons ATGACGCAGAAGCAGACCATGTTCAAGGGGCAGACCAAGAAGAAGTATATCCCTCCCAGCCGCCATGGCAAGGCGCCCCACATCCGCAAAG GGAAGAGGGCCGTGAAGCCGACCAAGTGCACCAAGGACATGGACGCCGACAAG GACCTCACAAAGTTCATCAACCACGCGAACGAAATAAAAGCTGCAAATAAGGCTAGTAAAGAAGGTGGCGACCTCAGCATAGTTAAGTCCGACGTGGATACTTCCAACTCAAAGCAGTAG